The sequence tcttgaagtcttccaaaagtattttaatacatctaaatacactacatgtatatacattttaacggagtcgttaagtcatcgttagtcgttacatgtaagtgttgttttgaaacctttaagttaacgatctcaattaatgttgttaacccattgtttattatatctaatgagatgttaaattattatattatcatgatattatgatatattaatatatcttaatatgatatatatacatttaaatgtcgttacaacgataatcgttacatatatgtctcgtttcgaaatccttaagttagtagtcttgtttatatgtatataactcattgttaatacacttatggagatacttacttatcataatctcatgttaaccatatgtatatccatatatatatcgtcaagtcgtttttacaagttttaacgttcgtgaatcgccggtcaacttgggtggtcaattgtctatatgaaacatatttcaattaatcaagtcttaacaagtttgattgcttaacatgttggaaacatttaatcatgtaaacatcaatctcaattaatatatataaacatggaaaagttcgggtcactacaatgcgtAGAATAAACATGCGGCTTAAGTGCGCGTTACACCGCCATCGAACCTTCTAAGAAAATTTGTAATTTTACACCCGATTTCATGAACAGTTGTTCCTTGAAGAATTTTCGAGGTTCAATGTGCTGTCGTGCAGAATGTTCTATTATGTGTCGAGTTAACGATATGCTGCACCAAGTGTTAAGTGCACAAGGTACATTGGTGCGTGTAAAATATCGCATTACGCGCAATAAATCTGTTCGCATTATATATCGTGTTAAGCGGAAATGTCTTATGCAGCTTGCACGCAGTTGAAGGTTTTTATCAGAATCCAAGTTTTCACACTATTTATTCATCTTGCCTTTTCACCGTGTGAGCAACGATACCTTTCTATGTGTGTGTTGGTCAGCCCGTATTGTACGTTGTGCCATATGCGTAAGTGTGTGCTATGCCACCATGGATTTAACCATTGTTCGTGATGCATGAATAAATTTTGAAAATGAAGCTTTACATCCTTTCCATGCGACTAGATGAAATAGGTATGAGAAAAGACAACATCGTTGAGCTGAAATGACACGTGTCCTAAACACGTCACGCGGGGTGTTCTGTTGCACGAGATTGTTACGTTGTAACGAACCGTTATGTCGAGTGCAGTGGATTTATTAGCTTCGCGCGTTTTAGCTACCCGAATACAAATTCCAGATTCTTATTTCACGTGTAGGTGACCCATAACTAATGTTTAAGAAGTGAGCTGTGCGTAAATCACGTACAAAAGTTTGTTGAAAATgttgaattataattataatttatattttatatttatagtttataacacaagtcataatataatgataatataactttGACATATACACTGTACCCCTTAGTTGATTAGCATATGCTTTATTACACCATTTCCAACGGGCCTCGCCATCACCCTGTCATCACCTCTGCCCTAGAGGGCACCGATGGCATTCATCCCGCCCTCGGTCGCCCTCAATTCTCTCACTTCGGTCCGTACTTGTGTATGTCATGCGTATGAAATTTTGTGCTCGggaataaatgcaatttaatgatttataTTTAATTTTCAAACTGCATTATAGCCATTGGTACCTTTTTTTTTTCCGATCCCCACTATATATACCTTTATACCATTATACTATCACTTCATAAAATCTCTACTTTTATATCACAATATTTATTCTATTCCATTAAAAATGCCTAAAAAAATTATGGATAGTCTTACGAAAGATGCGTTGGATATTGCAAGTTCTAATTTCAATATCGTCGCACTCGATCTACTTGATAAGATAGATAAAGATGAAGAGGAAGAAATCGTTCAACCAATTCTAAGGGCGCCTAGAAGATTTATTCATAGAGACCGAGAGGGAACCGCGATGcgtttatggaatgattatttttccGAGAATCCCACTTTCCCCGGAGATTATTTTCGTCGCCGTTATAGGATGAGTCGACCATTGTTTATATGCATATGCCAAGGTATAATGAATTACTCTCAAGAACCTATTCccgattattttttatattttcatcAAAAGCGGGATGCTACCGGGTTGTTGGGTTTTAATGTTTTCCAAAAATGTACATCCGCGATACGCCAATTAGCATACGGTACTGCACCTGATGCTTTTGACGAGTACTTAAATATGAGCCAACAAACATCATATGACTGTttgaataatttttgtaaaagcTTGATTCACTTGTACGGTTCGGAGTATATGAGAAAACCGACTCCACAAGACGTAGCACGTCTTGTATCCGCACATGCGGAATTATATGGTTTTCTGGGAATGTTGGGTAGtctagattgtatgcattgggcatgGAAAAGTTGCCCATATAAATATAAAGGTCATTATACTAGAGGCGATCATGGCTATCCAACATTCATGTTAAAAGCTATGGCATcttatgatttatgattttggcACGCTTATTTTGGACCCACTGGTTCAAACAACGACATCAATGTCCTTAATCAATCTAATTTATTTAACGAGTTACTTCAAGACACGGCTCCACCGTGTAATTTTTCGATTAGCGGATGTAACTTCAATAAAGGTTACTACCTAACCGATGGGATATATCCGGATTGGGCGACATTAGTTAAGTCTTTCAAAACTCTGCCAGACCTAAATCAGCAAAATTTAAAAAGTATCAAGAATCTGCTCGGAAAGATATTGAACGGGCATTCGATGTGCTTCAAGGTCGATGACAAATAATAAAAAACCCGTGCCGATAATTCTATGTCGAAAGAATCCGAAGAATTATGCACGCTTGTGTTATTTTGCATAATATGATCACCGAAGACAATAGACATGCAATGTGTTCACTTGAAGAGAATTACAAGCCAGCTCTTCGTCCAAATCGCTCAATCGAGGAAAGGGTTCAAGCTCACATGCGCATTAATAAAGAATTGCGAGATTCGTCCATTCATCATCTACTACGACAAAAGCTCATCAAACATATTTGGAATCTTCCGGCTAATTTCCATGTTCGGCACGTTCCACATGCCCGAGCCGCTCCAGAAGCTGGAACTTCCAACACCGCCGAAGATGTTGAAGAAAACGAGGACGaaagctgtgatgacccggaaatttccgatcaaatttcaactttaatctttatatgtttccgacacgataaacaaaatctgtaatgttgagtctcaaaagttttgaaatatgtattcatgtaatcaattaccctttgaccaatcccgatgattcacgaacaattatttataaataaatatgtatgtatgtatgtatgtatgtatgtatatatatatatatacatatataaatgtaagtatatataataattggagctaataaaatataagtaaataagttattattaaaatataaatgtatatatgaattATATACAAAACTAATAGTCAGATGAATATTGtaaaatattaaaatgtataaattgtAAATATTCCATTTATGatgttatatatacattatataatgttacatatttaaaattgaaatattaatatataaattgtaatcacgagttaaaatatagttgttatattaatgttattactattattattattattattattattattattattattattattattattattattattattattattaatatcagtattatcaatatcattagatacatataatatatatatgaaatataatacctttaattgattatattattattattactaatgttattattaacaatattaatattattaattagtaataacatTGTGATCttaattatcattatgattattattagtaataaaattaacatttaataacataattactaaaaactatctttttatttaaaatttttattaccattatttataatattaagagtattagtattatcaatataattattaattgttaagattaattataagatatatatatatatatatatatatatatatatatatatatatatatatatatatatatatatatatatatatatatatatatatatatatatatatatatatatatatttgcacacGTGTTGCTAGTTACATATCATTATCAAGCTAAGTGTGATTTTGTTTTGTGTCTCAACAACTGGATGCAATATCAATTCAGATACGATTAAAGGTGAATTAGTACAAATCAGGAGCAGGTTTTACTTGTTTTCTTCTCCAGCTTTTTCCTTTGTCAAGTTAATGTCAAATATGTTGTTATACGTCCACGTCTAAAACCCTTATAACAATGACTTAGGATCGATTACAAGAGGTATAGTCGACTCAATAACACAGACAAGTTCAATTATCACCACAATCCAGAAATTTaacagataaaaataaaataacctGTGTTCTTCATTTGATTCAGTCAAAACTCGAATTAGTAATtaatttcaaaatccattaatgagGTCTTGTTAGGATTCATCCATTGAAGCTTTCTGCAAAGTTTCCATCTCCAATTCTTATTATCGTGATGTAATTCCTGAGTCAAAGTTTTCAAATGAAAAAGTCAAACGATCGATTTATCATCAAATTCGTAATTGTTTTGATATTTCTGTTGAAATTGAGGATTCAAAAAGGTTTTAAAAGTGATTTAAACTATAGTTTGTGTTATCAATTTTGTCCAAAACACAATGAATCTCAAcatcaataattttttttatatatagcagcGACGGTATACAGcagaatttttttattttattttattttttttctttttcttcgttT comes from Rutidosis leptorrhynchoides isolate AG116_Rl617_1_P2 chromosome 4, CSIRO_AGI_Rlap_v1, whole genome shotgun sequence and encodes:
- the LOC139841588 gene encoding uncharacterized protein, yielding MPKKIMDSLTKDALDIASSNFNIVALDLLDKIDKDEEEEIVQPILRAPRRFIHRDREGTAMRLWNDYFSENPTFPGDYFRRRYRMSRPLFICICQGIMNYSQEPIPDYFLYFHQKRDATGLLGFNVFQKCTSAIRQLAYGTAPDAFDEYLNMSQQTSYDCLNNFCKSLIHLYGSEYMRKPTPQDVARLVSAHAELYGFLGMLGSLDCMHWAWKSCPYKYKGHYTRGDHGYPTFMLKAMASYDL